The sequence GGCGCCCACGCCGAAATTAACTCGGCCCCTAGAGATCACGTCCACTGTGGCAACTATTTTCGCTATTCTGCCGGGGTCATAAAATGGTAGGGGTGAAACCCTTGCCCCCAACCTTATCCTCCTAGTCTGGGCAGCTATAGCCGAGAGCAGGGTCCAAGCATCGAGTTTATTTGGTCTTTCAGGGTCTCCACCAGTCTTCTCGTAGAACTCTTTTGGGAGATAGAAGTGGTCTCCGACCCAAATTGAGTCGAAACCCAGTTCTTCGGCAGTTCTAGAGAACTCTAAAACCTCATAGTATCCGTATCGTCCATGTGTGGGTAAATGGACATCAAAATGCAAATTATTCCCTTCCCCTTAAGATTCAAGGTGCTTAACTAATTTTTGCTCTAGAACCTTTTTCGGCATAGCGCCAACAAACCTATCCACGAGAACACCATCCTTGAAAACTAGGAACGTTGGTATACTCATTACCCCATACTCCGCCGGCTTCTCTGGGTTTTCGTCAACGTTTAATTTTCCGAAGAGGATTTTGCCAGAATACTCTTTAGCCAACTCATCTATTATCGGCGCCATCATCCTGCATGGCGCGCACCAAGGAGCCCAAAAATCAACCACAACTAGATGATTTCCCTCTACGATTTCCCTGAAATTTAAATCGGTTACCTCTATAGGCTCATCTGCAACACCCTGTCTTCTAAAGGTTCTCCTCATTAAATCTTCAATTTTTCTTTTGCGTATTCTTTCCAGCTCATCATTCTCTTCACTCATATAAGGTTTTAAGATGCATTAAGGCTTATAAGCATTAACGGTTATCCTCAAACATGTTCTACGATAAAAACTGTAAGATTAACAGATACTTTGAGGTTTACGCTGAAAACAAAATTAGCTTATTTACTCTTTGAAAAGATTTAAAATATTTCAACGCGAAAATTAAAAGATTGTTGATGGAGTGAGGTGGAGAAGGCTTTGGCTGAAATCAGGGTTGCGATAGCAGGCGTTGGGAACGGTGCCTCAGCGCTTGTTCAAGGCGTACATTATTACAGGGACGCGAAGGAAACAGACTTTGTTCCAGGTTTAATGCACGTTAAGTTTGGGGGCTATCATGTCAGGGACATAAAGTTTGTTGCAGCATTTGAAGTAAACAGATTAAAGATTGGAAAGGATCTCAGCGAGGCGATATTCACGGAGCCGAACTGTTGCCCAAAATTCGTTGATTCGATTCCAAGTCTGGGGGTTAAAGTTCTGCCAGCGCCGATAATGGATGGCGTCGCCCCCCACATGAGGGAGGCTTTCAAGGTGTACTCAGAAGACGAGATAGAGCCTGTAGACGTAGCTGAGGTTCTTAGAAAAAGCAGGGCGGACATACTTGTAAACTATATGCCTGTTGGAAGCTATGAGGCTACGAGGTTCTATGCTCAGACAGCTATAGAAGCTGGATGCGCCTTCGTCAATTGTATCCCGGAGTTTATCGCCAGCGATAGGGAGTGGGCTGCCAGGTTCGAGAAGGCTGGTTTACCGGTTGCTGGCGACGATGTTAAGAGCCAGCTGGGCGCAACAATCCTTCATAGAGAGATCATCAGGCTTTTTGTTGATAGAGGCGTTAAAGTCGATGAGACCTATCAATTAAATATAGGCGGAGACACAGACTTCCAGAACATGACTATGGAAGAGAGGCTTAAATCAAAGCGCATAAGTAAAACAGAAGCCGTCACAAGCCTAGTTCCATACCATGTTCCGACGAGAATAGGGCCCTCGGATTTTGTACCTTTCCTAGGAAACAAGAAGATATGTTACATATATGTTAGGGGTAAAAAC is a genomic window of Candidatus Bathyarchaeia archaeon containing:
- a CDS encoding inositol-3-phosphate synthase, with translation MAEIRVAIAGVGNGASALVQGVHYYRDAKETDFVPGLMHVKFGGYHVRDIKFVAAFEVNRLKIGKDLSEAIFTEPNCCPKFVDSIPSLGVKVLPAPIMDGVAPHMREAFKVYSEDEIEPVDVAEVLRKSRADILVNYMPVGSYEATRFYAQTAIEAGCAFVNCIPEFIASDREWAARFEKAGLPVAGDDVKSQLGATILHREIIRLFVDRGVKVDETYQLNIGGDTDFQNMTMEERLKSKRISKTEAVTSLVPYHVPTRIGPSDFVPFLGNKKICYIYVRGKNFGDQPVTVWVKLEVEDAPNSAGVVIDVLRATKIGLDRGVAGPLISISAYAFKHPPLQVEDPVAKRWVEEFIEGKRER
- the trxA gene encoding thioredoxin — its product is MSEENDELERIRKRKIEDLMRRTFRRQGVADEPIEVTDLNFREIVEGNHLVVVDFWAPWCAPCRMMAPIIDELAKEYSGKILFGKLNVDENPEKPAEYGVMSIPTFLVFKDGVLVDRFVGAMPKKVLEQKLVKHLES